Proteins encoded by one window of Chloroflexota bacterium:
- a CDS encoding CHAT domain-containing protein codes for MPERGEPGSRAEATGPEPSVSISDTAAVSEPSLDALRERWAARAREVEGCYQTDPHAGVALAEAWQAEEAGGEGQARALRAAAYALRTAGLYERAEPCFTEAEAAFDALGLRDDAARTRIGHVEALRYLARYDEAVALAHRNLEYLRSRGPAFGLDVARQTINLGLVCWRRGDLEEALRCFSDARDYGRKERIRELAATASMNIGLVLNELGRFGEALKADLSAVKDFQALNARERLATVQMNLGLLHISRGEYGQALEALLASRALCEELGLDRKRAAVDVDLTRAYRALNLATEAAESVAHAVATFRANDMPFELGTSLLLSGQVAELRGDLATARQELAESRAFYARIGNAVWETIAQLAGLRLAAIEATLGQLPVLLDEVREVAARLEPLGAPEHAANAHLLAGEIQARLGNLRGAQADLQAALALGARLGSDAVLSQAHEAEGTLLEANAPDEARASYEQAVIHLERLRARARADDLKLAVVGGAGASAESLYERIARLLLGPVTTYCESCAPHYHRATAKRGRDAFRWLERGKSRGLLEDALGKQPNAATVSPRLRRARERVAELRARLNAAYTEQYALETPAARGAAAPIVDLERTERELSRATRELQILMRGDGAVDITALIDVGRVQAALDERTCLVEYVVLGDEIACFVVRREHFAVFRNLGTRTQAEKALSWFWFHIRKGTYGAEFLRANQRSLARAIDQALQQLGELLVAPLAGALADSDHLVVVPHSLLHGVPLHALPYAQAMLLDQLTVSYAPSAAVFAATAGRPSPAIERPLIVAPDIADLPWVQDEARRIAEQLPGALILSGRDATLERVRHESRDRDSLHLATHGVFRADNPTYSALELADGWLSVGELAELSRGQQLVCLSACHTAVSGVGPGDELLGLTRAVLGSGVGALVASLWAANDDTAPAFMTAFYRGLRNGQSRAASLRAAALSTRSREPHPYFWAPFILVGAP; via the coding sequence ATGCCTGAGCGTGGCGAGCCGGGGAGCCGCGCCGAGGCGACAGGGCCGGAGCCGAGCGTCAGCATTTCAGATACGGCGGCGGTGAGCGAGCCGAGCCTCGACGCGCTGCGCGAGCGTTGGGCAGCCCGCGCCCGCGAGGTCGAAGGCTGCTACCAGACCGATCCGCACGCCGGCGTGGCCCTGGCCGAGGCGTGGCAGGCTGAGGAGGCTGGCGGCGAGGGACAGGCGCGGGCGTTGCGGGCCGCGGCGTATGCGCTGCGAACCGCTGGCCTCTACGAGCGGGCCGAGCCGTGCTTCACCGAGGCCGAGGCGGCATTCGACGCGCTCGGGCTGCGCGACGACGCCGCGCGGACGAGGATCGGGCACGTCGAGGCGCTCCGGTACCTCGCGCGGTACGACGAAGCCGTAGCCCTGGCCCATCGGAACCTCGAGTATCTGCGCTCGCGCGGGCCGGCGTTCGGGCTGGACGTGGCCCGGCAGACCATCAACCTGGGGCTGGTCTGCTGGCGGCGTGGAGACCTCGAAGAGGCGTTGCGCTGCTTCTCGGACGCCCGGGACTACGGGCGCAAGGAGCGCATCCGCGAGCTGGCCGCCACGGCCAGCATGAACATCGGGCTGGTGCTCAACGAGCTGGGGCGGTTCGGCGAAGCGTTGAAGGCCGACCTGTCCGCCGTCAAGGACTTCCAGGCGCTCAACGCCCGTGAGCGGCTCGCCACGGTCCAGATGAACCTGGGCCTGCTCCACATCAGCCGAGGTGAGTACGGGCAGGCCCTCGAAGCGCTGCTGGCGAGCCGCGCTCTGTGCGAGGAGCTGGGGCTTGACCGCAAGCGGGCGGCCGTGGACGTGGACTTGACGCGCGCCTACCGCGCGCTCAACCTGGCCACTGAGGCCGCCGAGTCCGTGGCCCACGCCGTCGCCACGTTCCGCGCGAACGACATGCCGTTCGAGCTGGGGACGTCGCTGCTGCTGTCGGGACAGGTGGCCGAGCTGCGCGGCGATCTCGCCACTGCGCGGCAGGAGCTGGCCGAGTCCCGGGCGTTCTACGCGCGCATCGGCAACGCCGTCTGGGAGACGATCGCGCAACTGGCCGGCCTGCGCCTCGCGGCCATTGAGGCGACGCTCGGCCAGCTCCCCGTCTTGCTGGACGAGGTGCGAGAGGTGGCGGCCCGGCTGGAGCCGCTGGGTGCGCCGGAGCATGCCGCCAACGCGCACCTGCTGGCCGGCGAGATTCAGGCGCGGCTCGGCAACCTGCGCGGCGCACAGGCCGACCTCCAGGCGGCGCTGGCGCTGGGCGCTCGTCTTGGGTCCGATGCCGTCCTGTCGCAGGCGCACGAGGCTGAGGGCACGCTGCTCGAAGCCAACGCCCCCGACGAGGCCCGCGCGTCCTACGAGCAGGCGGTGATCCATCTCGAGCGGCTGCGCGCCCGTGCCCGCGCCGACGATCTCAAACTGGCGGTCGTGGGGGGGGCCGGCGCCAGCGCCGAGAGCCTCTACGAGCGCATTGCGCGGCTCCTGCTCGGCCCGGTCACCACCTACTGCGAATCGTGCGCCCCCCACTACCACCGCGCAACGGCCAAACGGGGCCGCGACGCGTTCCGGTGGCTCGAACGCGGGAAGTCTCGTGGGCTGCTCGAAGACGCGCTTGGCAAGCAGCCGAACGCTGCCACCGTCTCGCCGCGCCTGCGCCGCGCCCGCGAGCGTGTCGCAGAGCTGCGCGCCCGCCTCAACGCGGCCTATACCGAGCAGTACGCGCTCGAAACGCCGGCGGCGCGTGGGGCTGCCGCACCGATCGTCGATCTGGAGCGGACCGAGCGCGAGCTGAGCCGGGCGACGCGCGAGCTTCAGATCTTGATGCGCGGCGACGGCGCGGTGGACATCACGGCGCTGATCGACGTGGGGCGCGTCCAGGCGGCGCTCGACGAGCGGACCTGTCTGGTCGAGTACGTGGTGCTGGGCGACGAGATCGCCTGCTTTGTCGTACGCCGCGAGCATTTCGCCGTGTTCCGCAACCTGGGGACGCGCACGCAGGCCGAGAAGGCGCTGAGCTGGTTCTGGTTCCACATCCGCAAGGGGACGTACGGCGCGGAGTTCCTGCGGGCCAACCAGCGCTCGCTGGCCCGGGCGATTGACCAGGCCTTGCAGCAGCTTGGCGAACTGCTCGTCGCGCCGCTTGCCGGCGCGCTCGCAGACTCCGATCACCTCGTCGTGGTGCCACACAGCCTGCTGCACGGCGTCCCGCTCCATGCGCTCCCGTACGCGCAAGCGATGCTGCTGGATCAACTGACCGTCTCCTACGCGCCGAGCGCCGCCGTCTTCGCGGCGACGGCCGGGCGGCCATCGCCGGCCATCGAACGGCCGCTGATCGTGGCGCCGGACATCGCGGATCTGCCGTGGGTCCAGGACGAGGCGCGGCGCATCGCCGAGCAGTTGCCGGGGGCGCTCATCCTGAGCGGGCGTGACGCGACGTTGGAGCGTGTGCGGCACGAGTCCCGCGACCGCGACAGCCTGCACCTTGCCACGCACGGCGTCTTCCGCGCCGACAACCCGACCTACTCCGCGCTGGAGCTGGCCGACGGCTGGCTGAGCGTCGGCGAGCTGGCCGAGTTGAGCCGTGGGCAGCAACTGGTCTGCCTGTCCGCGTGCCACACCGCTGTGAGCGGGGTCGGCCCGGGGGACGAGCTGCTTGGGCTGACGCGGGCGGTGCTCGGGTCCGGGGTGGGGGCGCTGGTGGCCAGCCTGTGGGCCGCGAACGACGATACGGCCCCCGCGTTCATGACTGCGTTCTACCGGGGCCTGCGGAACGGTCAGAGCCGGGCCGCGAGCCTGCGGGCCGCTGCGCTCAGCACCCGCTCGCGCGAACCGCACCCGTACTTCTGGGCGCCGTTCATCCTTGTCGGCGCGCCGTAA
- a CDS encoding HAMP domain-containing histidine kinase produces MRVNQLQASRLSPRPGHSRPSVTRSAGEILALAALLLSALALVVVLDDADAPGSLREQAAGLLIRLHEQMNALTALATVVGLVLAVALLITMRARDVAAARADEATYELADASQEADRWRGAVRSRDAALLAVVHELRSPLTHVVGYAELLTSRRRPQHLDSPEEMTEAIRAASGTMQRLLDDLVEATRVQAQGFSLHTRPVDLGALIHGIVSGFGAHHPTHRLAVDMPEHQLVTRADPQRIHQILANLLTNAISYSPAASEIVVRALLQSQQVRVEIEDHGIGLDADDQERVFDRFFRAPDGRRLREQGSGLGLAIVKDLVEAHGGSVGVSSVRGAGSTFWFTLPLAEERPATADVPVGAPAAQVARALP; encoded by the coding sequence GTGCGCGTCAACCAGTTGCAGGCATCGCGGCTATCCCCCCGCCCGGGGCATTCCAGACCGTCTGTCACTCGGTCCGCTGGTGAGATTCTGGCGCTTGCCGCGCTGCTGCTCTCCGCGCTGGCGCTGGTCGTCGTCCTGGACGACGCCGACGCCCCCGGCTCCCTCCGCGAGCAGGCGGCCGGTTTGCTGATCCGTCTGCACGAGCAGATGAACGCCCTCACGGCGCTCGCGACCGTGGTCGGTCTGGTACTGGCCGTCGCGCTGCTGATCACGATGCGTGCACGGGACGTGGCCGCTGCGCGTGCCGACGAAGCGACTTATGAGCTTGCCGACGCCAGCCAGGAAGCGGACCGCTGGCGTGGCGCTGTCCGCTCGCGCGATGCCGCGCTGCTGGCGGTCGTCCACGAGCTCCGAAGCCCGCTCACGCACGTCGTCGGCTACGCCGAGCTGCTCACCAGCCGCCGGCGGCCCCAGCACCTGGACTCGCCGGAAGAGATGACGGAGGCCATTCGCGCCGCCTCCGGGACGATGCAGCGCCTGCTGGACGACCTGGTTGAGGCGACGCGGGTGCAGGCACAGGGGTTCAGCCTCCACACGCGGCCGGTGGACCTCGGCGCCCTGATTCACGGCATCGTCTCCGGCTTCGGCGCGCACCACCCGACGCACCGGCTGGCGGTGGACATGCCGGAGCATCAGCTTGTGACCCGCGCCGATCCGCAGCGGATCCACCAGATCCTCGCCAACCTGCTGACCAACGCCATCAGCTACTCGCCGGCCGCCAGCGAGATCGTGGTCCGGGCGCTGCTCCAGAGCCAGCAGGTCCGCGTAGAGATCGAGGATCACGGCATCGGCCTGGACGCCGACGATCAGGAGCGCGTCTTCGACCGCTTCTTCCGGGCGCCAGACGGCAGGCGGCTCCGCGAGCAAGGCAGCGGCTTGGGGCTTGCCATCGTCAAAGACCTTGTCGAGGCGCATGGCGGGAGCGTCGGCGTGTCGAGCGTGCGT